A portion of the Pedobacter cryoconitis genome contains these proteins:
- a CDS encoding adenine phosphoribosyltransferase, giving the protein MTMETKIKQIVRDVNDFPKPGIVFKDITPILKDAVLCGEITTALAMQLSAVKIDVVAGIESRGFLFGMALANLLNVPFVPIRKAGKLPHKTIQQSYDLEYGSATLEVHEDAILPGQHVLIHDDLLATGGTVVAASKLIQKLDAVVAGYSFIIALGFLNGKDRLKAFSENNFALASY; this is encoded by the coding sequence ATGACAATGGAAACAAAAATAAAACAGATTGTACGCGATGTAAACGATTTTCCGAAACCAGGTATCGTTTTTAAAGACATTACACCAATTTTAAAAGATGCAGTTTTATGCGGCGAAATTACTACAGCCCTTGCCATGCAGCTTTCAGCAGTTAAGATTGATGTGGTTGCCGGAATTGAAAGCAGAGGTTTTCTGTTTGGAATGGCTTTGGCAAATTTGCTGAATGTTCCTTTTGTACCGATCAGAAAAGCGGGGAAATTGCCACACAAAACTATTCAGCAGTCTTACGACCTGGAATATGGCAGTGCTACACTCGAAGTACATGAAGATGCTATTCTGCCAGGACAGCATGTGCTGATCCATGATGATTTGTTAGCTACGGGTGGTACTGTGGTTGCTGCTTCTAAGCTGATTCAGAAACTGGATGCGGTAGTTGCAGGTTACTCGTTTATCATTGCACTCGGTTTTTTAAATGGAAAAGACAGACTAAAAGCCTTTTCTGAGAACAATTTCGCATTAGCCTCTTATTAA
- a CDS encoding ComEA family DNA-binding protein, producing MKKWLSSYFNFSRREYNGLLAMVVLILLIRAIPVIDIFFFPEQVDPETERSAINKLILMKSEKENAVKQQKLTTPALQSALFNFDPNLIDTDDWQRLGLSAKQAGVMTRYKEKGGRYFKKEDLQKMYVISPEMYEKLIPYISIGPEHDRQQQRQNPEYPAKRYPAQQKFVFIPLNTADTLQLMEVRGVGPAFARRIFNYRQRLGGFYKKEQLLEVYGLDSLKYAEIKDQLSLDDQALTRINLNTALFDDLKNHPYLKYKQVNAIIQFRKQHGNYGNIADLRKVAILSAETIEKLAPYISF from the coding sequence ATGAAAAAGTGGTTAAGTTCGTATTTCAATTTCTCCAGGCGGGAGTATAATGGCTTGCTGGCTATGGTTGTGCTGATCTTACTGATCAGGGCGATTCCTGTTATTGATATCTTCTTTTTTCCGGAGCAGGTAGATCCGGAGACAGAAAGATCAGCCATCAATAAATTAATCCTGATGAAATCGGAAAAGGAGAACGCAGTCAAACAGCAGAAGCTGACAACTCCGGCACTTCAATCAGCCCTTTTTAATTTTGACCCTAATCTGATTGATACAGATGATTGGCAGCGGTTAGGTTTATCGGCAAAACAGGCTGGTGTAATGACCAGGTATAAAGAGAAGGGAGGCAGGTATTTTAAAAAAGAAGATCTGCAGAAGATGTATGTCATCAGTCCGGAAATGTATGAAAAGCTTATACCTTATATAAGTATCGGGCCGGAACACGACAGGCAGCAACAGCGGCAGAATCCTGAATATCCTGCGAAACGTTATCCTGCACAGCAGAAATTTGTATTTATACCATTGAATACTGCTGATACTTTGCAATTGATGGAGGTCAGGGGAGTTGGACCGGCATTTGCCAGAAGGATTTTCAATTACCGGCAGCGTCTTGGTGGGTTTTATAAAAAGGAACAGCTGCTGGAGGTATATGGGCTGGATAGTTTAAAGTATGCTGAGATTAAAGATCAGCTTAGTCTGGACGATCAGGCACTGACCAGAATTAACCTCAATACTGCATTGTTTGATGATTTGAAAAATCACCCCTATTTAAAGTATAAACAGGTCAATGCAATCATTCAGTTTCGAAAACAACACGGAAATTATGGTAATATTGCAGACTTAAGAAAGGTGGCAATATTATCTGCTGAAACTATAGAGAAGCTGGCCCCTTATATTTCTTTTTAA
- a CDS encoding nucleotidyltransferase family protein yields MQTKVQNKQSLFSLLKANSHKLRSFGVSKLSVFGSFITGRLHADSDVDLLVEFEPEQKTYDNFMDLSFFLEDLLGRKVEVVTPQSLSKYIGPHILNQAEYVPL; encoded by the coding sequence ATGCAGACGAAGGTTCAAAATAAACAATCCTTATTTTCTTTACTAAAAGCTAACAGCCACAAGTTAAGATCATTTGGCGTGTCTAAATTAAGCGTATTCGGCTCCTTTATTACCGGTAGGCTCCATGCAGATAGTGATGTCGACCTTTTAGTCGAATTTGAACCTGAGCAAAAGACCTATGATAACTTTATGGACTTATCTTTCTTTCTGGAAGATTTATTAGGAAGAAAAGTCGAAGTTGTAACCCCTCAGTCACTTAGTAAGTATATCGGTCCTCATATTCTAAATCAGGCAGAATATGTTCCACTTTAA
- a CDS encoding TonB-dependent receptor: MKKFLTINLSCVMLTFLLFMGLGVNAQVTTSSVNGKIKDAKGQTIPGASVLVLHVPTGTKYGAVTGSDGYFRINNLNPGGPYKITVTYVGYNKQEKDINSLGLGTDQRLDFTLTDEGQQLSEVTVKGTKGGTKIGSGTQIGEQQIKNMPTVSRSLTDLTRTTPQGSKDNSFMGTNFRYNNVTIDGAINNDAIGFSPSLGGQSGSSGMPGSSTRTNPVSIDAIQDVQVLLAPYDVKIGNFTGGSVNAVTRSGTNDVSGSVYGYGRNADLIGKNKAGDGSKEPSAFHDYQTGFRLGFPIIKNKLFFFTNEEITRRQDPVILGAGSPDMKVLTLDQAQKISDLMKNKYGIDAGSFGNYNIYARSNKFFNRVDWNINDKNQLTIRNNTITSEATNLERDQSNFRFGGIDYKQTNNQSSTVAELKSRINNEMSNSLVVGYSNIHDYRTPTSNPALPQIEISGANGGTIFLGTDREASIFNMKQKTFEFTDNFTLTKGKHTFTFGTHNELYNITYGFVNAWNGRVSYSSVNDFLNGIPNRVRTNYNYADNTRDNIIANPPAQFKLNMYSVYGEDQWQVSDRFKLTYGLRFDLADMPNKQPLSSKTTGSPVDANYGTTFTYTKPNEIKNSFFGQIQISPRVGFNFDVLGDQSLIMRGGSGLFTGRVPFAWLGYAYYNNGVTYGAYDNDKTKIAYTAGTDPIRDALNGNGEAGFVSKQVDKNGKPINVNDPNGATQVDLIDNNFKMPKTWRSSLAFDYKTENQWKFTVEGIYTKVINDLKFQQINITDNPTYLVYDTQHQQPIYAKTPINPLYTNAYLLSNTSKGYRYSVTGQVSKSFPFGLDVMAAYTYGQSKDLTNGIRNSMESNWQLNQALSPNNPQLATSNFDVRNRIISTVNYRFAWDKANKYVSSFSLFYSAQSGSPYSYGFLNTTINGTGQNVSLAYIPKAGETVNFFKDIAAVPATSTAPGTPAFSAVAQAAAFDSYIDGDKYLKTRRGNFTERNAARTPWNTQLDFRFTQDIRIVESGKHKHTLTFTYDIVNLTNLLNKDWGVQYFSPNTYNSMASIGLKPGTAGTATTYPTYTFNKDNASSYSKDFFASRFQMQFGLRYSF; this comes from the coding sequence ATGAAAAAATTTCTAACAATTAATCTCTCCTGCGTGATGCTTACTTTTCTCCTTTTTATGGGGTTAGGAGTAAATGCTCAGGTAACGACATCAAGCGTTAACGGTAAAATTAAAGATGCAAAGGGACAGACTATTCCCGGAGCCAGTGTTTTAGTTTTACATGTTCCAACCGGAACTAAATATGGTGCGGTTACAGGATCTGATGGATACTTCCGTATCAATAACTTAAATCCTGGTGGACCTTACAAAATCACTGTAACTTATGTAGGTTATAATAAACAGGAAAAAGACATTAACAGCCTTGGTCTGGGTACTGACCAGCGCTTAGACTTCACCTTAACAGATGAAGGACAACAATTGAGTGAAGTAACTGTTAAAGGTACAAAAGGCGGTACTAAAATTGGTTCGGGTACTCAGATTGGTGAGCAGCAAATCAAAAATATGCCAACTGTAAGCAGAAGCTTAACGGATTTAACCCGTACAACTCCACAAGGCAGTAAAGATAACTCTTTCATGGGGACCAACTTCAGATACAATAACGTAACTATTGATGGTGCGATTAATAATGATGCCATTGGTTTCAGTCCTTCATTAGGTGGTCAGAGCGGAAGTTCTGGTATGCCAGGTAGCAGTACAAGAACAAACCCGGTATCGATTGATGCGATTCAGGATGTTCAGGTGTTATTAGCTCCTTACGATGTTAAGATTGGTAACTTTACTGGTGGTAGTGTGAATGCGGTAACGCGTTCTGGTACCAATGATGTATCGGGATCTGTTTATGGTTACGGTCGTAATGCTGATTTGATTGGTAAAAACAAAGCTGGTGATGGTTCAAAAGAGCCTTCTGCTTTTCATGATTACCAGACTGGTTTCAGATTGGGATTCCCTATTATTAAAAATAAATTATTCTTCTTTACAAATGAGGAGATTACCCGTCGTCAGGATCCTGTGATCTTAGGTGCTGGTTCTCCTGACATGAAAGTTCTGACTTTAGATCAGGCGCAGAAAATCTCTGATCTGATGAAGAACAAATATGGTATTGATGCTGGTTCTTTTGGAAACTATAATATCTATGCCAGATCAAATAAATTCTTCAATCGTGTAGACTGGAATATCAATGATAAAAATCAATTGACTATCCGTAACAACACCATTACTTCTGAAGCGACGAATTTAGAGCGTGATCAGTCAAACTTTAGATTTGGTGGTATTGATTATAAACAAACAAATAATCAAAGTTCTACTGTTGCTGAGTTAAAAAGCAGAATTAATAATGAAATGTCTAACAGCTTAGTAGTTGGTTATTCAAATATCCATGATTATAGAACGCCAACTTCTAATCCTGCTTTGCCGCAGATTGAAATTAGCGGAGCAAATGGTGGAACTATCTTTTTGGGTACAGACCGTGAAGCGAGTATTTTCAATATGAAACAAAAAACATTTGAATTTACTGACAACTTTACTTTAACTAAAGGAAAACACACGTTTACTTTTGGTACGCACAATGAGTTATATAATATCACTTATGGTTTCGTGAATGCCTGGAATGGTCGTGTATCTTATAGTAGTGTAAATGATTTCCTGAATGGCATTCCTAACCGTGTTCGTACCAACTACAATTATGCTGACAATACAAGGGATAACATTATAGCTAATCCACCAGCACAGTTCAAGTTAAATATGTATAGTGTTTATGGTGAAGATCAATGGCAAGTATCTGATCGTTTCAAATTAACTTATGGTTTGAGATTTGATTTAGCTGATATGCCAAACAAACAACCTTTAAGTTCAAAAACTACTGGTTCTCCTGTAGATGCTAACTATGGTACAACTTTTACTTATACAAAACCGAACGAGATTAAAAATAGCTTCTTCGGTCAGATTCAAATCTCTCCTCGTGTTGGATTTAACTTCGACGTATTGGGCGACCAAAGTTTAATTATGCGTGGTGGTAGTGGTTTATTCACAGGTAGAGTTCCTTTTGCATGGTTAGGTTATGCTTATTACAATAACGGGGTAACTTATGGTGCATATGATAACGATAAGACTAAAATTGCATATACAGCAGGAACTGATCCAATCAGAGATGCTTTGAATGGAAATGGTGAAGCCGGATTTGTTTCTAAACAAGTTGATAAAAATGGTAAACCAATTAATGTTAATGATCCAAATGGTGCAACTCAGGTAGATTTAATTGATAACAATTTCAAAATGCCTAAAACATGGAGAAGCAGTTTAGCTTTTGATTATAAAACTGAGAACCAATGGAAATTTACAGTAGAAGGTATTTATACTAAAGTTATCAATGATTTGAAATTCCAACAGATCAATATTACTGATAACCCTACTTATTTGGTTTACGATACGCAACATCAACAACCAATTTATGCAAAGACTCCAATTAATCCTCTATATACTAATGCTTACTTGCTTTCTAATACAAGTAAAGGATACCGTTACAGTGTGACTGGTCAGGTTTCAAAATCTTTCCCTTTCGGTTTAGATGTAATGGCGGCTTATACTTATGGACAGTCTAAAGATTTGACTAACGGTATCAGAAATTCAATGGAATCTAACTGGCAGTTGAACCAGGCTTTAAGCCCTAACAATCCTCAGTTAGCGACTTCTAACTTTGATGTACGTAATCGTATCATATCTACAGTTAATTATAGATTTGCATGGGATAAGGCGAATAAATATGTATCAAGTTTTTCTTTGTTCTATAGTGCACAATCAGGTTCCCCTTACTCTTATGGATTCCTGAATACTACGATTAATGGAACTGGTCAGAACGTAAGTCTGGCTTATATTCCTAAAGCTGGTGAAACTGTTAATTTCTTTAAAGATATAGCAGCCGTACCCGCAACATCTACAGCACCAGGAACTCCGGCATTTTCAGCAGTGGCACAAGCAGCAGCGTTTGATTCTTATATCGATGGTGATAAATATCTTAAAACAAGAAGAGGTAATTTCACAGAAAGAAATGCAGCACGTACACCTTGGAATACGCAACTTGACTTCCGTTTTACTCAGGATATCAGAATCGTAGAAAGCGGAAAGCATAAACATACTTTAACATTCACTTATGACATCGTTAACTTAACAAACTTATTAAACAAAGACTGGGGAGTTCAGTATTTCTCTCCTAACACGTATAACTCAATGGCAAGTATAGGTTTGAAACCAGGAACAGCTGGAACAGCTACTACTTATCCGACTTATACATTTAATAAAGATAATGCAAGTAGTTATTCAAAAGACTTCTTTGCATCAAGATTCCAAATGCAATTTGGCTTGAGATACAGCTTCTAA
- a CDS encoding lysophospholipid acyltransferase family protein gives MKIITTKEFAKATKIDKLGVPGLADLLMEVMKLNDINKVFSQNQHFNGLEFVDKILETIGVSIDFDEDDLRNIPKTGGFIAIANHPYGGIEGLALVKLLCTVRPEAKVMVNFILQKIPNLNEFFVAVNPFENVQHSSSISGLKATFDLLQNGVPIGIFPAGEVSTFSLDKQEITDRLWHPVVGKLIARAKVPVVPIYFHGNNGVLFNILSFIHPTLRTAKLPSEFLNKQGLKIKVRIGKPIHIEDISYRNNTNKLLDFLRARTYALGTSIEQEKKLFNPINLFKIKKTPEPIIEETPRASIVEEIEQLETYRVWTEKNYEVYITPSANIPNILREIGRLREITFREVGEGSNKKIDLDNYDIYYHHLFIWDVDQKNIVGAYRIGKGDEILNTLGKRGFYLSELFKIRDPFYPVLRQGIELGRSWIRKEYQQKALPLFLLWKGILKYLLDNPQYRYMFGPVSISNNFSKFSKSLIVDFITKNHFDYELGQYVRPRNKFKADLSAIDKDLLIESSDSLKDLDVLISDIENTHIKIPVLLRQYLNLNAKIICFNIDPKFSDCLDGFLVVDMQSIPPEMLEKIGKNF, from the coding sequence ATGAAGATCATAACAACCAAAGAATTTGCAAAGGCTACTAAAATTGATAAACTCGGTGTTCCGGGACTTGCAGATTTACTGATGGAAGTCATGAAATTGAACGATATTAATAAAGTTTTCTCTCAAAACCAGCATTTCAATGGTTTGGAGTTTGTAGATAAAATACTGGAAACTATAGGGGTGTCAATTGATTTCGATGAAGATGACCTGAGAAATATTCCAAAGACAGGTGGTTTTATTGCGATTGCAAACCATCCATATGGCGGGATAGAAGGACTTGCATTGGTTAAACTATTATGTACTGTGCGCCCGGAAGCTAAAGTAATGGTAAATTTTATCCTTCAGAAAATCCCTAATTTAAATGAGTTTTTTGTTGCCGTTAATCCTTTTGAAAATGTACAGCACTCTTCAAGCATCAGCGGATTAAAAGCAACATTTGATCTATTGCAGAACGGGGTACCTATTGGAATCTTCCCTGCAGGTGAAGTCTCAACCTTTAGCCTGGACAAACAAGAAATTACAGACCGCTTATGGCATCCTGTAGTTGGAAAGCTTATCGCCCGTGCAAAAGTACCAGTAGTCCCAATTTATTTCCATGGCAATAATGGGGTATTGTTCAATATCCTGAGTTTTATTCACCCTACCCTGCGTACGGCGAAATTACCTTCAGAATTCCTGAATAAACAAGGACTGAAAATAAAAGTCAGAATAGGGAAACCCATTCATATCGAAGATATTTCTTACCGCAACAACACTAATAAATTACTTGATTTTTTACGTGCACGTACTTATGCCCTTGGTACAAGTATAGAACAGGAAAAGAAATTGTTCAATCCAATTAATCTTTTCAAAATCAAGAAGACTCCGGAGCCAATTATTGAAGAAACTCCAAGAGCAAGTATTGTGGAGGAAATTGAACAGCTGGAAACATACAGGGTGTGGACGGAGAAAAATTATGAAGTATACATTACCCCTTCAGCTAATATTCCAAATATATTAAGGGAAATAGGCCGATTAAGAGAAATAACTTTCAGAGAAGTCGGCGAAGGTTCTAATAAAAAGATAGACCTTGATAATTATGATATTTATTATCACCACTTATTCATCTGGGATGTAGATCAGAAAAACATCGTTGGTGCTTACCGGATTGGTAAGGGAGACGAGATTCTGAATACTTTAGGCAAAAGAGGATTTTATCTTTCTGAGCTCTTTAAAATAAGAGATCCATTCTATCCTGTATTAAGACAGGGGATTGAACTGGGACGTTCATGGATCCGAAAAGAATATCAGCAAAAAGCATTACCGTTGTTCTTGCTATGGAAAGGTATCTTAAAATATCTTTTAGATAATCCGCAGTACCGTTATATGTTTGGCCCGGTTAGTATCAGCAATAACTTTTCTAAGTTCTCTAAATCATTGATTGTTGATTTCATTACCAAGAATCACTTTGATTATGAGTTGGGACAATATGTAAGACCAAGAAATAAATTCAAGGCAGATTTATCAGCGATTGATAAAGACCTGCTAATTGAAAGTAGTGATTCTTTAAAAGATCTTGATGTCTTGATATCTGATATTGAAAATACGCATATTAAAATCCCTGTGTTGTTAAGACAATACCTTAACCTCAATGCGAAGATTATCTGCTTTAATATAGATCCGAAATTTTCAGATTGTCTGGATGGATTCCTCGTGGTGGATATGCAAAGTATCCCACCAGAGATGCTGGAGAAAATTGGTAAAAACTTTTAA
- a CDS encoding redoxin domain-containing protein, translating into MKRIFLRLLVFSVGISGAAAQQKGFTIKGEIKGLHGPAKVYLDSYQAKILDSAVVNNGIFQFKGIAKKPGLAYLSLDRYGVGKDSIGLENNTDELGLFLDNSEIKVTAQDSLIRGQVTGSKINDAYMAYNKFIGGTVTAAYKNYRNRISPYLWRSYPFFKEFDEYMHQFKAARFEKQLQFIHENPQSYFSLYALTDIIDMGYGKNMSKTGIAYRSIDAKFRNTPEGQRIGRRIQTMSQGAVGTPAPDFTLSDVNGKVVKLSSYRGNYVVLYFWVTGNDLIKAENYKMIKAAGLYKQKKFKIISISLDPEKRKQTWAKEVKANKLPWIQVWGLKSGSLVTSKLYGTQGTPASIVIDPDGIIVTRDLNGVELQYQLAEYMK; encoded by the coding sequence ATGAAGCGTATATTTTTAAGGTTATTAGTTTTTAGTGTTGGAATAAGTGGAGCTGCTGCTCAACAGAAAGGTTTTACAATCAAGGGAGAAATCAAAGGTCTCCATGGACCTGCAAAAGTGTATTTGGATTCTTATCAAGCTAAAATACTGGATTCAGCAGTTGTAAATAATGGCATCTTTCAATTTAAAGGCATTGCAAAAAAGCCAGGACTCGCTTACTTAAGTTTAGACAGATACGGTGTTGGAAAAGATAGTATTGGTCTGGAAAATAATACGGATGAGTTAGGTCTGTTTTTAGACAATTCTGAAATTAAAGTTACCGCTCAGGATTCTTTGATACGTGGTCAGGTTACCGGTTCAAAGATCAATGACGCGTATATGGCGTATAACAAGTTTATCGGAGGTACAGTCACTGCTGCTTATAAAAATTACAGGAACAGGATTTCTCCTTATTTGTGGCGTTCCTATCCATTTTTTAAAGAATTTGATGAATACATGCATCAATTCAAAGCAGCGCGCTTTGAAAAGCAGTTACAGTTTATCCATGAAAACCCTCAATCTTACTTTAGCCTGTACGCCCTGACTGATATTATTGATATGGGTTATGGAAAGAATATGAGCAAAACTGGTATTGCTTACAGGTCTATTGATGCGAAATTCCGGAATACACCAGAAGGGCAGCGTATCGGCAGACGCATTCAGACCATGAGCCAGGGTGCTGTCGGCACGCCTGCGCCAGACTTTACTTTATCTGATGTGAACGGCAAAGTGGTAAAGTTGTCTTCTTATCGCGGCAATTATGTGGTTCTGTATTTCTGGGTTACAGGTAATGACCTGATCAAAGCAGAAAACTATAAAATGATTAAAGCTGCCGGATTATATAAGCAGAAGAAATTTAAAATTATCAGTATTTCTTTAGATCCTGAAAAGAGAAAACAAACCTGGGCAAAAGAAGTGAAAGCAAATAAACTCCCATGGATACAGGTCTGGGGATTAAAATCCGGGTCACTCGTTACTTCAAAGCTTTATGGCACTCAGGGAACTCCGGCAAGTATTGTGATTGATCCTGATGGAATAATCGTCACCAGGGACTTAAATGGAGTCGAATTGCAATATCAGCTGGCTGAATATATGAAATAA